The Dendropsophus ebraccatus isolate aDenEbr1 chromosome 10, aDenEbr1.pat, whole genome shotgun sequence genome has a segment encoding these proteins:
- the B9D2 gene encoding B9 domain-containing protein 2, which produces MAEVHIIGQIVGASGFPQHSLFCKWGVHTGGAWKLLSGTVEGQTQVDNPQNEDMAFWSHPVDIHFATKGLQGWPKLHLQVWHQDSFGRNELYGYSFLHIPSTPGTHTLLSPTWRPLGTWQEQISQMFVGGGPQLKSPNLIYGGADRYRLQTTTMGQVHVELTVILRNFDRFGVEC; this is translated from the exons ATGGCGGAGGTCCATATCATTGGACAAATCGTCGGTGCCAGCGGCTTCCCACAGCACAGCTTATTCTGtaaatggggggtgcacacag GAGGAGCCTGGAAGTTGCTTTCGGGAACCGTTGAAGGTCAGACACAGGTGGACAACCCTCAAAATGAAGACATGGCTTTCTGGTCACACCCTGTTGACATACATTTTGCTACTAAGGGATTGCAGG GTTGGCCTAAGCTACATCTTCAGGTCTGGCATCAAGACTCTTTTGGTCGGAATGAGCTGTATGGATACAGCTTCCTCCACATCCCTTCCACTCCGGGAACACACACATTACTCAGCCCCACTTGGAGACCCCTGGGGACCTGGCAAGAGCAGATTTCCCAGATGTTTGTAGGGGGTGGACCACAGCTGAAATCACCGAACCTCATATATGGAGGGGCTGACCGCTACCGCCTACAGACCACCACCATGGGCCAGGTACACGTGGAACTCACTGTCATACTCAGGAACTTTGATCGATTTGGGGTGGAGTGCTAG